A genomic window from Luteolibacter sp. LG18 includes:
- a CDS encoding glycoside hydrolase 43 family protein yields the protein MIAKLPQFPGIAPSDVSDAVRAMIVRIIMVMALVCSVGTLGAWQADNGDGTFTNPPLYADYPDPDVIRVGNEFYMATTTFANSPGLRLLHSRDLVNWEFCSHVMPRLEGRKEYDLNGGNAYRGGVFAPSLRYHKGTFYVAVTPNGSGEKTRIYRAKDPRGPWSVQILDRAAFDPGLFFDDDGKGYIVTSGGWDGTVTLLTLSDDLTKVVSDQKVHFNKGAEGSKLVKRGEWYYLFNAIPGKLALTVSRAKNLKGPWETRPQIDDKTGGHQGAIVDLPDGRDFGFVMIDDRFAGRMTNMSPIFWEDGWPVWGEKEAPGRVPATARKPVQGVPIMQPATSDDFSRTALGLQWAWNHNPDDTRWSLTERPGFLRLKPTKSDGFWTARNTLTQKGQGPWSRGDVKLDLRNLKPGDICGFGTLGKYNGHIAVNCQADGRLFLSMEVIEDTVGESRRAERVSHEAFEGKDLYLRTELDFRGGRARCAYSADGTAWRLLGGDFPATYDWRTGTFQGPQYAIFCYNSSPGPGLLDVDYFRFSDKPE from the coding sequence GTGATTGCAAAACTCCCTCAATTTCCCGGGATCGCGCCATCGGATGTTTCAGATGCAGTCCGGGCAATGATTGTGCGGATCATTATGGTGATGGCTCTGGTCTGCAGTGTTGGCACCTTGGGTGCCTGGCAGGCTGACAATGGAGACGGAACGTTCACGAATCCGCCGCTCTACGCGGACTATCCCGATCCGGACGTCATTCGGGTGGGGAATGAATTTTATATGGCGACCACCACTTTCGCCAACTCGCCGGGGCTGCGCCTGCTACATTCTAGGGATTTGGTGAATTGGGAGTTTTGCTCCCACGTGATGCCTCGGCTTGAGGGCCGGAAAGAATACGATTTGAACGGTGGTAACGCCTATCGCGGCGGCGTCTTCGCTCCGAGCCTTCGTTACCACAAAGGCACGTTTTATGTCGCCGTTACTCCGAACGGATCTGGAGAGAAAACCCGGATTTACCGAGCCAAGGATCCGCGGGGCCCGTGGTCTGTCCAAATTCTGGATCGTGCGGCCTTCGATCCGGGACTGTTCTTTGACGACGATGGCAAGGGGTACATCGTGACCTCCGGAGGTTGGGACGGCACGGTGACGCTCCTAACCCTTAGCGATGATTTGACCAAGGTGGTATCCGATCAGAAGGTGCACTTCAACAAGGGCGCCGAGGGGTCGAAACTGGTCAAACGGGGCGAATGGTATTATTTGTTCAATGCGATTCCAGGGAAGCTGGCGTTGACAGTGTCACGGGCGAAGAATCTGAAGGGACCATGGGAAACCCGTCCTCAGATCGATGACAAGACAGGGGGACATCAAGGGGCCATCGTGGATTTGCCGGATGGGAGGGATTTCGGGTTCGTCATGATTGACGACCGGTTTGCCGGTCGGATGACCAACATGAGCCCGATTTTCTGGGAGGATGGCTGGCCGGTATGGGGAGAGAAGGAAGCGCCGGGAAGGGTTCCAGCAACGGCAAGGAAGCCGGTCCAAGGAGTGCCGATCATGCAGCCGGCGACCAGCGATGATTTCAGCCGGACCGCTCTCGGGCTCCAATGGGCCTGGAACCACAACCCAGATGACACTCGTTGGTCTTTGACTGAGCGTCCGGGTTTCCTACGACTCAAGCCAACCAAGTCGGATGGATTCTGGACGGCGAGAAACACACTTACTCAAAAGGGGCAGGGACCCTGGAGCCGCGGCGACGTCAAACTTGACCTGAGAAATCTCAAGCCGGGAGACATCTGCGGATTTGGAACCTTGGGGAAATACAATGGCCACATTGCCGTGAATTGTCAGGCCGACGGCAGACTTTTCCTCAGCATGGAAGTGATCGAGGATACTGTCGGGGAAAGCCGTCGGGCGGAACGCGTTTCTCACGAAGCATTTGAGGGTAAGGACCTCTATTTGCGTACTGAACTCGATTTTAGGGGAGGTAGGGCTCGCTGTGCTTACAGCGCCGATGGAACGGCGTGGCGTCTGCTTGGAGGAGATTTTCCTGCTACCTACGATTGGCGGACGGGGACCTTTCAAGGGCCGCAATATGCGATATTTTGTTACAATTCGTCGCCAGGTCCGGGTCTTCTTGATGTCGATTATTTTCGGTTCTCCGATAAGCCGGAGTAG